Proteins from one Hyperolius riggenbachi isolate aHypRig1 chromosome 2, aHypRig1.pri, whole genome shotgun sequence genomic window:
- the ING1 gene encoding inhibitor of growth protein 1 isoform X4, translating into MGVSEILKELDDYYEKFRRESDAAQKRRLLQFIQRGLIRSQELGDDKIQIVSQMVELVENRTRQVDSHVELFEACQDLNDSTSNSSKSNQDKSKSEAISQTEKSSNKRSRRQRNNENRENSTINHDHDDLTSGTPKEKKAKTSKKKKRSKAKAEREASPADLPIDPNEPTYCLCNQVSYGEMIGCDNEECPIEWFHFSCVGLNHKPKGKWYCPECRGENEKTMGKALEKSKKERAYNR; encoded by the coding sequence AGATCTTGAAGGAACTGGATGATTATTATGAAAAGTTTAGACGTGAATCTGATGCAGCCCAAAAGAGGCGCCTTTTGCAGTTTATCCAGAGAGGTCTTATTCGGAGTCAAGAGTTGGGTGATGACAAAATCCAGATAGTTAGTCAGATGGTGGAACTGGTTGAAAACAGAACAAGGCAAGTAGACAGCCATGTGGAACTGTTTGAAGCTTGCCAAGATTTAAATGACAGTACCAGTAATAGCAGCAAGAGCAACCAGGATAAGTCTAAAAGTGAGGCAATCTCTCAGACTGAAAAATCCAGCAATAAAAGGTCACGGAGGCAGAGGAACAATGAGAACCGAGAAAATTCAACTATTAATCATGACCATGATGACCTTACTTCAGGAACTCCCAAAGAGAAGAAGGCAAAAACATcaaagaagaaaaagcgatccAAAGCCAAGGCTGAGAGAGAAGCCTCTCCTGCCGACCTTCCTATAGATCCCAATGAGCCCACTTACTGCCTGTGTAATCAAGTTTCTTACGGTGAAATGATTGGCTGTGATAATGAAGAATGCCCCATAGAGTGGTTTCACTTTTCTTGTGTTGGACTTAATCACAAACCAAAGGGTAAATGGTACTGTCCTGAATGCAGAGGAGAAAATGAGAAAACCATGGGAAAAGCTCTTGAGAAATCTAAAAAAGAGCGGGCATATAATAGGTAG
- the ING1 gene encoding inhibitor of growth protein 1 isoform X2: protein MWASVTITVIWQKEILKELDDYYEKFRRESDAAQKRRLLQFIQRGLIRSQELGDDKIQIVSQMVELVENRTRQVDSHVELFEACQDLNDSTSNSSKSNQDKSKSEAISQTEKSSNKRSRRQRNNENRENSTINHDHDDLTSGTPKEKKAKTSKKKKRSKAKAEREASPADLPIDPNEPTYCLCNQVSYGEMIGCDNEECPIEWFHFSCVGLNHKPKGKWYCPECRGENEKTMGKALEKSKKERAYNR from the coding sequence AGATCTTGAAGGAACTGGATGATTATTATGAAAAGTTTAGACGTGAATCTGATGCAGCCCAAAAGAGGCGCCTTTTGCAGTTTATCCAGAGAGGTCTTATTCGGAGTCAAGAGTTGGGTGATGACAAAATCCAGATAGTTAGTCAGATGGTGGAACTGGTTGAAAACAGAACAAGGCAAGTAGACAGCCATGTGGAACTGTTTGAAGCTTGCCAAGATTTAAATGACAGTACCAGTAATAGCAGCAAGAGCAACCAGGATAAGTCTAAAAGTGAGGCAATCTCTCAGACTGAAAAATCCAGCAATAAAAGGTCACGGAGGCAGAGGAACAATGAGAACCGAGAAAATTCAACTATTAATCATGACCATGATGACCTTACTTCAGGAACTCCCAAAGAGAAGAAGGCAAAAACATcaaagaagaaaaagcgatccAAAGCCAAGGCTGAGAGAGAAGCCTCTCCTGCCGACCTTCCTATAGATCCCAATGAGCCCACTTACTGCCTGTGTAATCAAGTTTCTTACGGTGAAATGATTGGCTGTGATAATGAAGAATGCCCCATAGAGTGGTTTCACTTTTCTTGTGTTGGACTTAATCACAAACCAAAGGGTAAATGGTACTGTCCTGAATGCAGAGGAGAAAATGAGAAAACCATGGGAAAAGCTCTTGAGAAATCTAAAAAAGAGCGGGCATATAATAGGTAG
- the ING1 gene encoding inhibitor of growth protein 1 isoform X3 encodes MCSNTEILKELDDYYEKFRRESDAAQKRRLLQFIQRGLIRSQELGDDKIQIVSQMVELVENRTRQVDSHVELFEACQDLNDSTSNSSKSNQDKSKSEAISQTEKSSNKRSRRQRNNENRENSTINHDHDDLTSGTPKEKKAKTSKKKKRSKAKAEREASPADLPIDPNEPTYCLCNQVSYGEMIGCDNEECPIEWFHFSCVGLNHKPKGKWYCPECRGENEKTMGKALEKSKKERAYNR; translated from the coding sequence AGATCTTGAAGGAACTGGATGATTATTATGAAAAGTTTAGACGTGAATCTGATGCAGCCCAAAAGAGGCGCCTTTTGCAGTTTATCCAGAGAGGTCTTATTCGGAGTCAAGAGTTGGGTGATGACAAAATCCAGATAGTTAGTCAGATGGTGGAACTGGTTGAAAACAGAACAAGGCAAGTAGACAGCCATGTGGAACTGTTTGAAGCTTGCCAAGATTTAAATGACAGTACCAGTAATAGCAGCAAGAGCAACCAGGATAAGTCTAAAAGTGAGGCAATCTCTCAGACTGAAAAATCCAGCAATAAAAGGTCACGGAGGCAGAGGAACAATGAGAACCGAGAAAATTCAACTATTAATCATGACCATGATGACCTTACTTCAGGAACTCCCAAAGAGAAGAAGGCAAAAACATcaaagaagaaaaagcgatccAAAGCCAAGGCTGAGAGAGAAGCCTCTCCTGCCGACCTTCCTATAGATCCCAATGAGCCCACTTACTGCCTGTGTAATCAAGTTTCTTACGGTGAAATGATTGGCTGTGATAATGAAGAATGCCCCATAGAGTGGTTTCACTTTTCTTGTGTTGGACTTAATCACAAACCAAAGGGTAAATGGTACTGTCCTGAATGCAGAGGAGAAAATGAGAAAACCATGGGAAAAGCTCTTGAGAAATCTAAAAAAGAGCGGGCATATAATAGGTAG